One Senegalia massiliensis genomic window, ATTTTCAGGACATGCCCATGGTGGACAAATAAGAGCACCTTTAATCGGAGGATTATTAGCTCCTGACCAAGGGATATTACCACAATATGATTCTGGAATATATAAAATAGATAAAACTAATCTAATAGTTAGTAGAGGCCTTGGAAATAGTTTATTTCCTCAAAGGTTATTTAATAGACCACAGATAATACTAATTATATTAAAATAATACGAACTAAAATTAATCTGTATGAAGAAAAGTATGTGAATAGGTTGACGTAACAACCACATCCATAGTAAAATGTATTTAATAATAAAATATAGTTCATATAATAGCAGTAATATGGTCTGCAAGTTTCTACCGAACTACCGTAAATGGTTTGACTATGAGCAATTTTAATTTACGCTATTAGATTTTTTAAGTGTTGATTTTGCTCATTTGTGCAGAATTAACACTTTTTTGTGTTATATAATCTAATTAGTGAGAGGAGAAAATAAATGTTTACGATAAAAGAATATGTAAAACCGAATACAATAAATGAAGCTTATGAAATATTAATTTCCAAAAAAAACAATACAGTTATAGGAGGTAGTGCTTTCCTAAAGATGGGCTCAAAGAAAATAGGTACTGCTATTGATTTATCTAATCTTAATTTAAATTATATAAAAGACAAAGAAGGATATATAGAAATAGGAGCATATACTACACTTCGAGACTTAGAAACTAATCAACTTCTAAAAGAAAACTTTAAAGGAGTAATACCAAACTCTGTTAAAAATATAGTAGGAGTTCAATTTAGAAATATTGCTAATATAGGGGCTTCAGTTTTTTCTAAATATGGATTTTCAGATATAATAACTGCTCTTTTAGCATTAGATACAGAAGTTGAATTAGCTAAAACTGGAAGAATAAAATTAGATGAGTTTTTAAATAGCTCTTATGAAAAAGATATATTAACTAAAATATTTATAAAGAAAAATCAAAGAGTAGCAGTTTACAAAGACTTAAGAAATTCTGTAAGTGACTATCCAATATTAAATGTTTCAGTTTCAAGACTTGAAGATAATTTTAAAATATGTGTAGGAGCAAGACCTAATCGAGCTAAAATTGCTTTTAAAGCTTCTAGAGAACTATCTAATAGTAAAGAGGTTACAGATTTAGATTATTATGCAAACATTGCAAGTGATGAATTAAATTTTGGTACAAATGATAGAGCATCTAAAGATTATAGAAAAGCAATATCTAAGATTCTTATTAAAAGAGCTATAAAGGAGTTATTATAATGAAAATAACAATAATTTTAAATGGCAAAAAAATATATATAGAAGTAAAAAATAATGAGTATTTAGTAGATACCTTAAGAAAAATTGGCTTATCAAGTGTTAAAAGAGGGTGTGACACTTCTAATTGTGGTTTATGTACAATATGGCTTGATAATAAACCTGTTTTATCATGTTCAGTTCTTTCTATTAAAGCTGATGGATTAAATATTACTACCATGGAAGGACTTGAAAAAGAGGCAGAGGAATTTGCTAAGATACTTGTTTCTGAAGGGTCAGATCAATGCGGATATTGTAGTCCAGGATTTATTCTTACAGTATTAGCTATGAAAAATGAATTAGAAAATCCTACAGAAGAAGAAATCATTCATTATTTAACGGGTAATTTATGTAGATGTACTGGATATAAGGGTCAATTAAGAGCAATAAAAAAATATTTGGGGGTAGCATAATATGGGATATGTAGGTGAAAATATACCAAAAATTGATGGAATGGCTATTACTACAGGAAAGCCAGTGTATACAGATGATTTAGCAGATAAAAATTCTCTTATAATAAAGATATTAAGGAGTCCCCATGCCTTTGCAAAAATTAAAAATTTAGATATAAAAAGAGCTGAAAAATTAGAAGGAGTAGAATGTATTTTAACATATAAAGATGTACCTAATGTTAGATTTACTTTGGCAGGACAATCCTATCCTGAACCTTCTCCTTATGATAGATTAATTTTAGACGATATAGTAAGATATGTTGGAGATGAAGTTGCAATAATTGCTGCAACAGATGAAGAAATAGCAGAAAAAGCAATTAAGTTAATAAAAGTTGAATATGAAGTTTTTGATCCAGTATTAGATTTTGAAAAAGCAATAGATAATAAATCAATTATTCATACAGAAGATAACTTATATTGCAATTTTGATATAGGAATGAAACAGAAAAAAAATATAGTAACAACTAAAAACCTTGAAATTGGTGATGTGGAAAAGGAACTGGAAAAATGTGATGTAGTTGTAGAAGAAACTGTGTGTACCCAAGCACAAGCACACAGTATGATGGAAACATATAGAGCATATAGCTATTTAGATCATACTGGTAGACTTGTAGTAGTAAGTTCTACTCAGATACCTTTTCATATTAAGAGACAAATTTCACGAGCGTTAGAGTTACCATCTAGTAAAGTAAGAGTAATAAAACCTAGAATAGGCGGAGGATTTGGTGGAAAACAAACAGGGGCAGTTGAAATATTTGCAGCTATTGTAACTATGAAAACTAAAAAACCGGCTAAAATTATTCTTTCAAGAAAA contains:
- a CDS encoding FAD binding domain-containing protein; protein product: MFTIKEYVKPNTINEAYEILISKKNNTVIGGSAFLKMGSKKIGTAIDLSNLNLNYIKDKEGYIEIGAYTTLRDLETNQLLKENFKGVIPNSVKNIVGVQFRNIANIGASVFSKYGFSDIITALLALDTEVELAKTGRIKLDEFLNSSYEKDILTKIFIKKNQRVAVYKDLRNSVSDYPILNVSVSRLEDNFKICVGARPNRAKIAFKASRELSNSKEVTDLDYYANIASDELNFGTNDRASKDYRKAISKILIKRAIKELL
- a CDS encoding (2Fe-2S)-binding protein; the encoded protein is MKITIILNGKKIYIEVKNNEYLVDTLRKIGLSSVKRGCDTSNCGLCTIWLDNKPVLSCSVLSIKADGLNITTMEGLEKEAEEFAKILVSEGSDQCGYCSPGFILTVLAMKNELENPTEEEIIHYLTGNLCRCTGYKGQLRAIKKYLGVA